Sequence from the Clostridium botulinum genome:
TCATCTCCTATTTCTTTTATATAAACTTCTGAAAAATTCAAACTCTTATCTTGTTCTTTTTCTAAAAAATCTTTATATAAAACATAACTACTATCATAAATTTCTTTCAACATATTATACTCTTCATATGGTGATGAAGGCTCTGTTTTTTGAGATACCTTTCCTATTATAGGATAAAAACTTATTATTCCAATTGATGTAATAATTACTATTAAAATTGCCATTATATTTATAATATATGGTTTCTTATTTATATTTTTCAATTTTATATCCAACTCCCCACACGACCTTCAAATACTTAGGATTTTTCGGGTCAATTTCTATTTTCTCTCTGATATTTCTTACGTGTACCATTACAGTATCTGTATTTACTGCATTTTCATTCCACACTTTTTCATATATTTCATCTGCCGAAAACACTCTACCAGGATTTTTGATTAATAAGTGTAATATTTTAAATTCTATAGGTGTTAATTTTACTGACTCCTCATCTACAAATACCTCTTTAGTTTCTGCATTTAATTCTAAACCATCTATTATAAAATTATTATTTTTCTCTTCTAAATTATTTATAACATTTAAATATTTAGAATACCTTCTTAGTTGGGAATTAACTCTTGCTAGAAGTTCCATAGGATTAAATGGTTTAGTAATATAATCATCTGCCCCAATGTTAAGGCCCATTATCTTATCCATCTCCTCTGATTTAGCTGATAACATTATAACTGGAAAGTCAAATTTACTTCTAAGTTTCATAGTCATTTGAATTCCATCCATCTTAGGCATCATTATATCTACTATGGCTAAATGTATAGTTTCATTATTTATTATATCTAAACCTTCAATTCCATTATGAGCTTTAAAAACATTGTATCCTTGGTTATTTAAATATATTGCAATTCCATCACATATTTCTTTTTCATCTTCAACTATTAAAACATTATATAATTTCATAATACTAATCC
This genomic interval carries:
- a CDS encoding response regulator transcription factor, coding for MKLYNVLIVEDEKEICDGIAIYLNNQGYNVFKAHNGIEGLDIINNETIHLAIVDIMMPKMDGIQMTMKLRSKFDFPVIMLSAKSEEMDKIMGLNIGADDYITKPFNPMELLARVNSQLRRYSKYLNVINNLEEKNNNFIIDGLELNAETKEVFVDEESVKLTPIEFKILHLLIKNPGRVFSADEIYEKVWNENAVNTDTVMVHVRNIREKIEIDPKNPKYLKVVWGVGYKIEKYK